The Brachyhypopomus gauderio isolate BG-103 chromosome 2, BGAUD_0.2, whole genome shotgun sequence genome contains a region encoding:
- the nip7 gene encoding 60S ribosome subunit biogenesis protein NIP7 homolog isoform X2, whose translation MRHNPATGVSRYCVPTIGENIKLLVDRPDGTYCFRLHHDRVYYISEKMLKLATNISRDKLVSIGTCFGKFTKTQKFRLHITALDFLAPYAKYKVWVKPGAEQSFLYGNHVMKSGLGRITENTAQYQGVVIYSMADVPLGFGVAAKTTQECRKVDPMSIVVFHQADIGEYIRSEDTLT comes from the exons ATGCGTCATAATCCCGCGACAGGCGTGTCGCGTTACTGCGTTCCCAC CATCGGCGAGAACATCAAACTCCTCGTTGACAGACCCGATGGGACGTACTGTTTCAGACTTCATCATGATCGTGTGTACTATATTAG TGAGAAGATGCTGAAATTGGCTACAAATATATCTCGAGACAAGTTGGTATCGATTGGTACGTGTTTCGGGAAGTTCACGAAGACCCAGAAGTTCCGTCTACATATCACAGCCTTAGACTTCCTCGCTCCATACGCAAAG TACAAAGTCTGGGTGAAGCCCGGTGCAGAACAGTCTTTCCTATATGGCAACCACGTCATGAAGTCAGGCCTTGGtagaataacagaaaacacagcaCAGTACCAAGGAGTTGTGATTTATTCAATGGCAGATGTGCCACTG GGCTTTGGAGTCGCAGCAAAAACCACACAGGAATGCCGTAAAGTTGATCCAATGTCTATAGTGGTGTTTCACCAAGCTGACATTGGAGAATATATCAGGAGTGAGGATACACTGACCTAA
- the nip7 gene encoding 60S ribosome subunit biogenesis protein NIP7 homolog isoform X1, producing the protein MRPLTDEETKTMFEKLSKYIGENIKLLVDRPDGTYCFRLHHDRVYYISEKMLKLATNISRDKLVSIGTCFGKFTKTQKFRLHITALDFLAPYAKYKVWVKPGAEQSFLYGNHVMKSGLGRITENTAQYQGVVIYSMADVPLGFGVAAKTTQECRKVDPMSIVVFHQADIGEYIRSEDTLT; encoded by the exons ATGCGTCCGTTAACAGACGAGGAGACAAAAACGATGTTTGAGAAGCTTTCCAAGTA CATCGGCGAGAACATCAAACTCCTCGTTGACAGACCCGATGGGACGTACTGTTTCAGACTTCATCATGATCGTGTGTACTATATTAG TGAGAAGATGCTGAAATTGGCTACAAATATATCTCGAGACAAGTTGGTATCGATTGGTACGTGTTTCGGGAAGTTCACGAAGACCCAGAAGTTCCGTCTACATATCACAGCCTTAGACTTCCTCGCTCCATACGCAAAG TACAAAGTCTGGGTGAAGCCCGGTGCAGAACAGTCTTTCCTATATGGCAACCACGTCATGAAGTCAGGCCTTGGtagaataacagaaaacacagcaCAGTACCAAGGAGTTGTGATTTATTCAATGGCAGATGTGCCACTG GGCTTTGGAGTCGCAGCAAAAACCACACAGGAATGCCGTAAAGTTGATCCAATGTCTATAGTGGTGTTTCACCAAGCTGACATTGGAGAATATATCAGGAGTGAGGATACACTGACCTAA
- the cog8 gene encoding conserved oligomeric Golgi complex subunit 8, translating into MAAVDVEDESILVSIFKDSFPENWRDNPDFATYLSELSSYGVEKLNREPERLSEDRAQILQQTRELAFSNYKTFIRTADCTKEIYQDFGRVESSLSKLLDKLPSFGEKCRCFIKEAEEIGVSRRMNSLTLNRHTEILEILEIPQLMDTCVRNGYYEEALELAAYVRRMEKKHSALPVIQGIVHEVRQSAQLMLNQLLQQLRSNSQLPVCLRVIGYLRRMDVFTEAELRVKFLQARGSWMRSILVAVPEEDPYFHITKTIEACRVHLFDIITQYRAIFSDDDPLLPPGGQTVNESAIFHGWVVQQVAEFLETLDKDLQRGVGSRLDSLLGQCMYFGLSFSRVGADFRGQLAPMFQRVAMDTFRKAVKEAVDKFQEDMNLYTLISLPSMLGSTIPPLAPSTQPGTLQPPMALLDFPPLACFLNNVLTAFNDLRLCCPIGLAEEVTKCLEDALLKVTKLILVFHRAEESAFSSREQELFIQFCCAFAEDMVPFLNRCLQVLFPPAQLAQILGMPAPQVHKYENIGCINVDNVLEPLEFVLPKRENDPPVVDLSVAMTMLSTTEEASLPPTDPPSSEKEDGAVEPAPAPHVQDAAGSEFTTPTLTPAEQMSDGEEDFEEEASLMSTNVDKLLE; encoded by the exons ATGGCGGCCGTAGACGTGGAGGATGAGAGCATTTTAGTATCTATCTTTAAGGATAGCTTCCCTGAGAACTGGAGAGACAATCCAGACTTTGCGACGTATTTGTCAGAATTAAGTTCATACGGAGTCGAAAAATTGAACCGAGAGCCAGAACGCCTGTCCGAGGACAGGGCGCAGATCCTGCAGCAGACCCGAGAGCTGGCCTTCTCCAACTACAAGACCTTCATCCGCACAGCTGACTGCACGAAGGAGATTTATCAAGACTTTGGACGTGTAGAAAGCAGTTTATCTAAACTCCTCGACAAGCTGCCGAGCTTTGGTGAAAAATGCAG ATGTTTCATAAAGGAAGCGGAAGAGATTGGAGTCAGCCGGCGAATGAACAGTCTGACATTAAATCGACACACCGAGATCTTGGAGATCCTTGAGATCCCGCAGCTCATGGACACCTGCGTCCGTAACGGCTACTACGAGGAGGCGCTGGAGCTGGCGGCGTACGTCAGGAGGATGGAGAAGAAACACTCTGCGCTTCCTGTCATCCAG GGAATCGTGCATGAAGTTCGGCAGTCGGCACAGCTCATGCTGAACCAGCTCCTGCAGCAGCTGCGCAGTAACTCTCAGCTCCCCGTGTGTCTGCGCGTGATCGGATACCTGCGCAGAATGGATGTTTTTACAGAGGCAGAGTTGCGTGTGAAGTTCTTGCAAGCTCGGGGGAGTTGGATGCGCTCCATCCTAGTAGCTGTCCCTGAGGAGGATCCATATTTCCACATTACCAAAACCATTGAAGCCTGCCGAGTCCATCTGTTCGACATCATTACTCAGTACCGCGCTATTTTCTCCGACGACGACCCCCTGTTGCCACCAGGGGGGCAGACTGTGAATGAGAGCGCTATCTTTCACGGCTGGGTGGTACAACAGGTCGCAGAGTTCCTGGAGACCTTGGATAAGGATCTTCAGCGTGGGGTGGGAAGCCGTTTAGACTCCCTGTTGGGTCAGTGCATGTATTTTGGTTTATCCTTCAGCCGTGTAGGGGCAGACTTCCGTGGGCAGCTTGCACCGATGTTTCAGAGGGTTGCCATGGACACGTTCCGCAAAGCTGTTAAAGAGGCCGTGGATAAGTTTCAAGAGGATATGAATTTATACACTCTCATTTCTCTCCCATCAATGCTTGGCAGCACGATACCACCTTTGGCTCCAAGTACTCAACCTGGGACTCTGCAGCCCCCGATGGCTCTGCTGGACTTCCCACCCCTGGCCTGCTTTCTGAACAATGTTTTAACAGCCTTCAATGACCTGCGACTATGTTGCCCCATCGGCTTAGCTGAGGAAGTTACCAAATGTCTTGAAGATGCCCTCCTGAAG GTGACCAAACTGATCCTAGTGTTCCACAGAGCTGAAGAATCCGCCTTCAGTAGTCGTGAGCAAGAGTTATTCATTCAGTTCTGCTGTGCGTTTGCCGAGGACATGGTGCCGTTCCTGAACCGATGCCTACAGGTTCTCTTCCCACCAGCTCAGCTTGCACAGATTCTGG GTATGCCAGCACCCCAAGTTCATAAATATGAAAACATTGGATGCATCAACGTGGACAACGTACTGGAGCCGTTGGAGTTTGTTTTGCCCAAGCGGGAGAACGACCCCCCGGTGGTGGACCTATCTGTTGCCATGACTATGTTGTCTACAACTGAAGAAGCATCTCTACCTCCGACCGATCCTCCATCCTCTGAGAAAGAAGATGGAGCTGTAGAACCTGCACCAGCTCCCCATGTGCAGGATGCAGCAGGGTCAGAGTTCACGACACCTACCTTAACCCCAGCAGAACAAATGTCTGATGGAGAGGAAGACTTTGAGGAAGAGGCGTCTTTGATGAGCACCAATGTTGACAAACTGTTGGAATAA
- the nob1 gene encoding RNA-binding protein NOB1 produces the protein MAATRVQHVVADAGAFLKKAPLHEIGENIYSLNDVVNEIRDKQTKKNLAFLPYKLNFKEPFPEHVRFVTEFSKKTGDYPSLSATDIKVLALTYQLELENVGAAHLKKEPAVQVEVRSTQRHPESPLDIAGFHLPSKKSSKCPDADVQNPRVSPEPQTAESSEFNSFQFWRTPLPSVEADLLELLGADTVVVTDKLQSVDLSGDSQKTVSQTVLEEGGENYGVEKEVEDEEENDEEDDGGGWITPGNIKQVQMEVGNCQQSADVKVGCVTTDFAMQNVLIQIGLNVLSVNGMLIKQTRNYILRCHACFKTTTNMNKTFCPNCGNSTLRKIAVSLREDGSMQMHFSRNPKVLNPKGKRYSLPLPQGGKHANNPQLVEDQPFPQQRLSRKARQKTDVFDPDYLAGTSPFMEHDVYSRSANLHLRDGQSGGGRRRTNPNASHKKFVKKK, from the exons ATGGCAGCCACCAGGGTCCAACATGTTGTTGCTGATGCTGGAGCTTTTTTAAAAAAAGCTCCTTTACAT GAAATTGGGGAAAATATCTATTCTCTCAACGATGTCGTGAATGAAATTCgggataaacaaacaaaaaagaaccTGGCCTTCTTACCGTACAAACTCAATTTCAAAGAACCCTTTCCAGAACACGTACGATTCG TTACCGAGTTTTCGAAAAAGACAGGAGACTACCCCAGTCTTTCAGCAACAGACATTAAGGTCTTGGCTTTAACCTACCAACTGGAATTGGAGAATGTTGGAGCTGCTCACCTGAAAAAAGAGCCTGCTGTACAG GTTGAAGTACGCAGCACACAGAGACATCCAGAATCTCCACTTGACATTGCTGGTTTCCACCTTCCCTCTAAA AAATCCTCAAAATGTCCAGATGCTGATGTTCAGAATCCTAGAGTGTCACCTGAACCTCAGACTGCTGAGAGCTCAGAGTTCAACAGCTTCCAGTTCTGGAGGACGCCTCTGCCCAGCGTTGAGGCTGATCTACTGGAACTGCTG GGTGCAGACACAGTTGTGGTTACCGATAAACTGCAGTCTGTTGACCTGTCAGGTGATAGTCAGAAAACAGTATCTCAAACTGTATTAGAAGAGGGGGGAGAAAATTATGGTGTGGAGAAGGAGGTGGAAGACGAAGAGGAGAATGACGAAGAGGATGATGGTGGAGGTTGGATCACTCCTGGTAATATCAAACAAGTCCAGATGGAAGTTGGAAATTGCCAGCAGTCAGCAGATGTCAAAGTGGGCTGTGTTACCACAGACTTTGCCATGCAG AACGTTCTTATTCAGATTGGTCTTAATGTCCTCTCAGTGAATGGAATGTTAATCAAACAGACAAGAAACTATATCCTACGCTGTCATGCCTGTTTCAA GACCACAACAAATATGAATAAAACCTTTTGTCCAAACTGTGGCAACAGTACACTAAGGAAGATTGCTGTGAGTCTCAGGGAAGATGGCAGTATGCAAATGCACttttccaggaaccccaaagtGCTCAATCCTAAAGGCAAAAGG TACTCCTTACCTTTACCACAAGGGGGCAAACATGCTAACAATCCCCAGCTGGTCGAGGATCAGCCTTTCCCACAGCAGAGACTGTCTAGGAAGGCACGTCAGAAGACTGATGTATTTGACCCAGACTACCTAGCAGGCACCTCGCCGTTCATGGAGCACGACGTCTACAGCAGATCAGCCAACCTGCACCTGCGTGATGGCCAGAGCGGAGGAGGGAGACGCCGCACCAATCCCAACGCTTCACACAAGAAGTTTGTGAAGAAAAAGTGA
- the wdr59 gene encoding GATOR2 complex protein WDR59 isoform X2 yields MSFVDVWGRNMAARWSSENFVVEFRDAQATAMSVDCLGHHAVLSGRRFLYVVNLETPSEAPRKIGRQSKWDVGTVQWNPHKTEAHVFAASSNQRVDLYVWRDGCGEAHTSLQGHTRVISDLDWSWFEPEFLVTSSVDTYIYIWDTRDTRKPTVALSAVAGASQVKWNRRNQHCLASSHDGDVRIWDKRKPNTAVEYVAAHLSKIHGLDWHPDNEYILATSSQDNSVRFWDYRQPRKYLNILSCQVPVWKARYTPFSNGLVTVMVPQLRRENSLLLWSTLDLNSPVHAFVGHDDVVLEFQWRPQKEGSKDCQLVTWSRDQTLRIWRVDPQLQKLCANDNVEELMEGMSLATESEKALRSQDSEPPLSTSLPADDSQGEAEGLQVGVGPSSRQDPAGLPQTLQQEFSLVNLQIRNVNVEMDAVNRSCFVSAHCGANHVRLVVKFPAQYPNNAAPSFQFVTPTTISSSMKTKIQKILTDTSLQKVKRNQNCLEPCVRQLVSCLESDMEDGTNPHVFSNSVTPTLPAFPRVTNTYGSYQDANIPFPRTSGARFCGTGSLVYFTRPMSMHHTVPSTEPTPRSLSALSAYHSGLLTPMKMRTESQATLRLYSGSPTRSDKEHVSISSFYYKERKPPLSAHRRWSLQTIPDCPKSRRWKSKREGADYSNRTIKLAGKVIIQEISCLLPIHKALGETYVLNVNDIQDTCHKNAAAALAVGRRDLAKVWALASAATSLDLCPDSDPDADLPWARHPFGRQLLETLLEHYSQMSDVQSLAMLCSVFRGQGVPQDYFTLYGPRTSGFSVHHSRYPSCTSSSVTSGSCSSTSDSTTTTTTTWNMGGRDPEQAAPWGESSPDDYRYANQMYTDPREREKEQHDMNKRLLDPANTLQFDDFKKSYGEILHRWGLKEKRAEVLKFVSCPPEPHKGIEFGVYCCHCRSQARGMQCAVCKRFTFQCAICHVAVRGSSNFCLSCGHGGHTCHMMEWFRSQEVCPTGCGCHCLLQSTF; encoded by the exons ATGTCATTTGTTGACGTTTGGGGGAGAAACATGGCGGCCCGGTGGAGTAGTGAGAATTTTGTGGTGGAGTTTAGAGACGCTCAG GCGACTGCGATGTCCGTGGACTGTCTTGGTCACCACGCTGTCCTTTCTGG GAGGCGATTTTTATATGTTGTGAACCTTGAGACCCCCTCAGAGGCTCCTCGAAAAATAGGCCGTCAGAGCAAGTGGGATGTTGGGACTGTGCAGTGGAACCCGCATAAAACAGAAGCCCACGTGTTTGCTGCCTCT AGTAACCAGCGTGTAGACCTGTATGTTTGGCGTGATGGATGTGGAGAGGCTCACACTTCCCTGCAAGGCCACACACGAGTTATAAG TGATTTGGATTGGTCCTGGTTTGAGCCAGAATTTCTTGTTACAAGTTCTGTagacacctacatctacatatGGGACACAAG AGACACTCGAAAACCAACAGTAGCCCTGTCTGCAGTGG CGGGTGCCTCTCAAGTGAAGTGGAACAGGAGGAATCAGCACTGCCTCGCTTCCAGTCACGACGGAGATGTCCGAATCTGGGACAAACGG AAGCCTAATACAGCCGTGGAATATGTGGCCGCTCACTTATCAAAGATTCATGGATTAGACTGGCATCCTGATAATGAATACATCCTTGCAACCTCCAGCCAGGACAACTCAGTTAGG TTCTGGGACTACAGACAACCTCGAAAATATCTCAACATCCTGTCTTGCCAAGTTCCTGTTTGGAAGGCCAGATACACA CCCTTCTCCAATGGGCTGGTGACGGTGATGGTGCCCCAGTTGCGGCGGGAGAACAGCCTTCTGCTCTGGAGCACCCTGGACCTCAACAGCCCCGTTCACGCCTTTGTGGGTCACGACGATGTGGTGCTGGAGTTTCAGTGGAGGCCTCAGAAAGAGG GATCCAAGGACTGCCAGCTTGTTACATGGTCCAGAGATCAGACATTGAGGATATGGAGGGTAGATCCTCAGCTACAAAAG CTGTGTGCCAATGACAATGTGGAGGAGTTGATGGAGGGCATGAGTCTCGCAACAGAGTCAGAGAAGGCGCTTCGCTCTCAGGACTCAGAACCTCCTCTCAGCACAAGCCTACCTGCAGATGATTCACAAG GCGAGGCTGAAGGTTTGCAGGTGGGCGTGGGGCCCAGCAGCAGGCAGGACCCTGCAGGCCTCCCCCAGACCCTGCAGCAGGAGTTCTCTTTGGTCAACCTGCAGATTCGCAATGTCAATGTAGAG ATGGATGCTGTGAACCGTAGCTGCTTTGTGTCTGCGCACTGTGGAGCCAATCATGTGAGACTGGTGGTGAAGTTTCCAGCCCAGTACCCAAACAATGCTGCACCCTCCTTCCAGTTCGTGACTCCTACAACTATCTCATCCTCCATGAAAACAAAGATACAGAAG ATTTTGACAGACACGTcacttcagaaagtgaaacgGAACCAGAATTGCTTGGAGCCTTGTGTGAGGCAGCTGGTCTCCTGCTTGGAGTCAGATATG GAGGATGGCACTAATCCCCATGTGTTCAGCAACTCGGTGACCCCTACACTTCCTGCCTTTCCCCGGGTCACCAACACCTACGGCTCCTACCAGGATGCCAACATCCCTTTCCCACGCACCTCAGGGGCACGCTTCTGTGGCACAG gCTCTCTGGTTTATTTTACCAGGCCCATGTCTATGCATCACACTGTCCCCTCTACAGAACCCACGCCCAG GTCGCTTTCAGCACTCTCGGCGTACCACAGTGGTCTCCTGACTCCAATGAAGATGCGCACAGAGTCTCAGGCCACACTGAGGCTGTACAGTGGCAGCCCCACCCGCTCAGATAAAGAgcacgtctccatctcctcattCTACTACAAGGAACGG AAGCCCCCTCTGTCTGCCCATCGCCGCTGGTCTTTGCAGACTATTCCTGACTGTCCG AAATCACGGCGTTGGAAAAGCAAACGAGAGGGAGCCGACTACAGCAACAGAACGATCAAACTGGCGGGCAAAGTCATCATTCAGGAAatctcctgtctcctccccaTCCACAAAGCACTCGGAGAGACCTACGT ACTTAATGTGAATGACATACAGGACACCTGTCATAAAAATGCAGCCGCAGCTCTGGCAGTGGGGCGTCGAGATTTAGCCAAG GTCTGGGCCCTTGCCTCGGCAGCTACCAGTCTTGACCTATGCCCTGACTCTGACCCTGATGCTGACCTCCCTTGGGCTAGGCACCCATTTGGACGACAACTGCTGGAAACTTT GCTTGAACACTACAGTCAGATGAGTGATGTGCAGAGCCTGGCCATGCTGTGCAGTGTGTTCCGGGGCCAGGGCGTTCCCCAGGACTACTTCACACTGTACGGGCCCCGCACCTCCGGCTTCTCCGTACACCACTCCCGCTAC CCCAGCTGCACGTCCAGCTCTGTCACATCAGGTTCCTGCTCTAGTACCTcagactccaccaccaccaccaccaccacatggaACATGGGTGGGCGGGACCCAGAACAGGCCGCACCCTGGGGAGAGTCCTCGCCTGATGACTATCGCTACGCAAACCAGAtgtacacagacccacgtgagcgtgagaaagagcagCATGACATGAACAAAAG ATTATTGGACCCTGCCAATACTTTGCAGTTTGATGACTTCAAGAAGTCTTATGGTGAAATCCTGCACCGCTGGGGCCTGAAGGAAAAGAGAGCAGAGGTTCTCAAATTTGTTTCTTGCCCCCCAGAGCCACACAAAGGGATAG AGTTCGGCGTGTACTGCTGCCACTGTCGGAGTCAGGCCCGGGGAATGCAGTGCGCCGTCTGTAAGCGCTTCACGTTCCAATGTGCCATCTGCCACGTGGCTGTGCGTGGCTCCTCCAACTTCTGCCTGAGCTGTGGACATGGTGGGCACACGTGCCACATGATGGAGTGGTTCCGCTCTCAGGAAGTCTGTCCTACGGGCTGCGGCTGCCACTGTCTCCTGCAAAGTACTTTTTGA
- the wdr59 gene encoding GATOR2 complex protein WDR59 isoform X1, with amino-acid sequence MSFVDVWGRNMAARWSSENFVVEFRDAQATAMSVDCLGHHAVLSGRRFLYVVNLETPSEAPRKIGRQSKWDVGTVQWNPHKTEAHVFAASSNQRVDLYVWRDGCGEAHTSLQGHTRVISDLDWSWFEPEFLVTSSVDTYIYIWDTRDTRKPTVALSAVAGASQVKWNRRNQHCLASSHDGDVRIWDKRKPNTAVEYVAAHLSKIHGLDWHPDNEYILATSSQDNSVRFWDYRQPRKYLNILSCQVPVWKARYTPFSNGLVTVMVPQLRRENSLLLWSTLDLNSPVHAFVGHDDVVLEFQWRPQKEGSKDCQLVTWSRDQTLRIWRVDPQLQKLCANDNVEELMEGMSLATESEKALRSQDSEPPLSTSLPADDSQGEAEGLQVGVGPSSRQDPAGLPQTLQQEFSLVNLQIRNVNVEMDAVNRSCFVSAHCGANHVRLVVKFPAQYPNNAAPSFQFVTPTTISSSMKTKIQKILTDTSLQKVKRNQNCLEPCVRQLVSCLESDMEDGTNPHVFSNSVTPTLPAFPRVTNTYGSYQDANIPFPRTSGARFCGTGSLVYFTRPMSMHHTVPSTEPTPRSLSALSAYHSGLLTPMKMRTESQATLRLYSGSPTRSDKEHVSISSFYYKERKSRRWKSKREGADYSNRTIKLAGKVIIQEISCLLPIHKALGETYVLNVNDIQDTCHKNAAAALAVGRRDLAKVWALASAATSLDLCPDSDPDADLPWARHPFGRQLLETLLEHYSQMSDVQSLAMLCSVFRGQGVPQDYFTLYGPRTSGFSVHHSRYPSCTSSSVTSGSCSSTSDSTTTTTTTWNMGGRDPEQAAPWGESSPDDYRYANQMYTDPREREKEQHDMNKRLLDPANTLQFDDFKKSYGEILHRWGLKEKRAEVLKFVSCPPEPHKGIEFGVYCCHCRSQARGMQCAVCKRFTFQCAICHVAVRGSSNFCLSCGHGGHTCHMMEWFRSQEVCPTGCGCHCLLQSTF; translated from the exons ATGTCATTTGTTGACGTTTGGGGGAGAAACATGGCGGCCCGGTGGAGTAGTGAGAATTTTGTGGTGGAGTTTAGAGACGCTCAG GCGACTGCGATGTCCGTGGACTGTCTTGGTCACCACGCTGTCCTTTCTGG GAGGCGATTTTTATATGTTGTGAACCTTGAGACCCCCTCAGAGGCTCCTCGAAAAATAGGCCGTCAGAGCAAGTGGGATGTTGGGACTGTGCAGTGGAACCCGCATAAAACAGAAGCCCACGTGTTTGCTGCCTCT AGTAACCAGCGTGTAGACCTGTATGTTTGGCGTGATGGATGTGGAGAGGCTCACACTTCCCTGCAAGGCCACACACGAGTTATAAG TGATTTGGATTGGTCCTGGTTTGAGCCAGAATTTCTTGTTACAAGTTCTGTagacacctacatctacatatGGGACACAAG AGACACTCGAAAACCAACAGTAGCCCTGTCTGCAGTGG CGGGTGCCTCTCAAGTGAAGTGGAACAGGAGGAATCAGCACTGCCTCGCTTCCAGTCACGACGGAGATGTCCGAATCTGGGACAAACGG AAGCCTAATACAGCCGTGGAATATGTGGCCGCTCACTTATCAAAGATTCATGGATTAGACTGGCATCCTGATAATGAATACATCCTTGCAACCTCCAGCCAGGACAACTCAGTTAGG TTCTGGGACTACAGACAACCTCGAAAATATCTCAACATCCTGTCTTGCCAAGTTCCTGTTTGGAAGGCCAGATACACA CCCTTCTCCAATGGGCTGGTGACGGTGATGGTGCCCCAGTTGCGGCGGGAGAACAGCCTTCTGCTCTGGAGCACCCTGGACCTCAACAGCCCCGTTCACGCCTTTGTGGGTCACGACGATGTGGTGCTGGAGTTTCAGTGGAGGCCTCAGAAAGAGG GATCCAAGGACTGCCAGCTTGTTACATGGTCCAGAGATCAGACATTGAGGATATGGAGGGTAGATCCTCAGCTACAAAAG CTGTGTGCCAATGACAATGTGGAGGAGTTGATGGAGGGCATGAGTCTCGCAACAGAGTCAGAGAAGGCGCTTCGCTCTCAGGACTCAGAACCTCCTCTCAGCACAAGCCTACCTGCAGATGATTCACAAG GCGAGGCTGAAGGTTTGCAGGTGGGCGTGGGGCCCAGCAGCAGGCAGGACCCTGCAGGCCTCCCCCAGACCCTGCAGCAGGAGTTCTCTTTGGTCAACCTGCAGATTCGCAATGTCAATGTAGAG ATGGATGCTGTGAACCGTAGCTGCTTTGTGTCTGCGCACTGTGGAGCCAATCATGTGAGACTGGTGGTGAAGTTTCCAGCCCAGTACCCAAACAATGCTGCACCCTCCTTCCAGTTCGTGACTCCTACAACTATCTCATCCTCCATGAAAACAAAGATACAGAAG ATTTTGACAGACACGTcacttcagaaagtgaaacgGAACCAGAATTGCTTGGAGCCTTGTGTGAGGCAGCTGGTCTCCTGCTTGGAGTCAGATATG GAGGATGGCACTAATCCCCATGTGTTCAGCAACTCGGTGACCCCTACACTTCCTGCCTTTCCCCGGGTCACCAACACCTACGGCTCCTACCAGGATGCCAACATCCCTTTCCCACGCACCTCAGGGGCACGCTTCTGTGGCACAG gCTCTCTGGTTTATTTTACCAGGCCCATGTCTATGCATCACACTGTCCCCTCTACAGAACCCACGCCCAG GTCGCTTTCAGCACTCTCGGCGTACCACAGTGGTCTCCTGACTCCAATGAAGATGCGCACAGAGTCTCAGGCCACACTGAGGCTGTACAGTGGCAGCCCCACCCGCTCAGATAAAGAgcacgtctccatctcctcattCTACTACAAGGAACGG AAATCACGGCGTTGGAAAAGCAAACGAGAGGGAGCCGACTACAGCAACAGAACGATCAAACTGGCGGGCAAAGTCATCATTCAGGAAatctcctgtctcctccccaTCCACAAAGCACTCGGAGAGACCTACGT ACTTAATGTGAATGACATACAGGACACCTGTCATAAAAATGCAGCCGCAGCTCTGGCAGTGGGGCGTCGAGATTTAGCCAAG GTCTGGGCCCTTGCCTCGGCAGCTACCAGTCTTGACCTATGCCCTGACTCTGACCCTGATGCTGACCTCCCTTGGGCTAGGCACCCATTTGGACGACAACTGCTGGAAACTTT GCTTGAACACTACAGTCAGATGAGTGATGTGCAGAGCCTGGCCATGCTGTGCAGTGTGTTCCGGGGCCAGGGCGTTCCCCAGGACTACTTCACACTGTACGGGCCCCGCACCTCCGGCTTCTCCGTACACCACTCCCGCTAC CCCAGCTGCACGTCCAGCTCTGTCACATCAGGTTCCTGCTCTAGTACCTcagactccaccaccaccaccaccaccacatggaACATGGGTGGGCGGGACCCAGAACAGGCCGCACCCTGGGGAGAGTCCTCGCCTGATGACTATCGCTACGCAAACCAGAtgtacacagacccacgtgagcgtgagaaagagcagCATGACATGAACAAAAG ATTATTGGACCCTGCCAATACTTTGCAGTTTGATGACTTCAAGAAGTCTTATGGTGAAATCCTGCACCGCTGGGGCCTGAAGGAAAAGAGAGCAGAGGTTCTCAAATTTGTTTCTTGCCCCCCAGAGCCACACAAAGGGATAG AGTTCGGCGTGTACTGCTGCCACTGTCGGAGTCAGGCCCGGGGAATGCAGTGCGCCGTCTGTAAGCGCTTCACGTTCCAATGTGCCATCTGCCACGTGGCTGTGCGTGGCTCCTCCAACTTCTGCCTGAGCTGTGGACATGGTGGGCACACGTGCCACATGATGGAGTGGTTCCGCTCTCAGGAAGTCTGTCCTACGGGCTGCGGCTGCCACTGTCTCCTGCAAAGTACTTTTTGA